The Osmia bicornis bicornis chromosome 9, iOsmBic2.1, whole genome shotgun sequence genome has a segment encoding these proteins:
- the LOC114878225 gene encoding cytoplasmic dynein 2 intermediate chain 1, translating into MFHKGAIKKVSSTKDVSQSNIKSKSKSSSSNKESEDSEKLESRRIRTSKSTEQKREDDSRPKLSQSSKISSKQSVRSPQSKSIRETSSSTPVLNVKSSKTSTRNISSSKTSDNFIRRSSSNNAPKSHKSNEKIQSSYSEKRGTSTIYVPQSVTNKLNARLTNKNTNPVPKNEVKVKSKSTAEIPETKTESRQRRLSRTLSPSEIRMLHSATNRSDSTQKVDQSKNNQSETNQIDSEYDYEDDFEDYESDFQECTDSETSEVSEETSNSQNNLPVNPIELQTTKQRKVVNSADHKEEEHMHDSGHYELTEARKRAARIESLANDPKISSLLEIRHPINKTYSEDRLSENKSLPSSTDEGFEDSRSGDFTKSPALSQTSFIEFRKPKENHKMKKSKKSLSRGEELLEMIKLDVMEWSLLECSPIPYEEFIRNYGKLNTQQISTQTGEDNIDVETQTEKIVLGNKWTQFPITCRSNLKTKEDLDLFRMDQIGVGDDSDVETVNSISSPSFDVLRLCDFLSRARRVVLSLLEERRSGGNVFKNEKQVPFSDGVVKLSIGSITFLAGRPVTIIHYSEVLNKILMTIHSAVEEEIETSNIQDYITDCCIGCVWNISEPSMPIKLFYSTCPITACCFHLTNYNVVFAGLQDGSISLWDLKEDEMWHHKVIDKANERNWTIRMSTYTTTNTETNIHTSQIVAIRILSKIEEKSLEQRSNKFVPIQICSLNEKGSLIIWSVLHSMGINVDDLGLSFWGSVRLVKSQEVLLQFDNRKKIDAAAFIDMHVDCVDSNNLYIATNSSNILHATCVGNKANPAVYGNFDTNPCGNVTCIETCPFGHSFFLVGCDDGTIRLHSLNIEKPILQLKDEENKYEIKSVQWSKSKPFTIFVLDNNSRVHMWDLSNSDIHPTYTVNMQNSGYISSMQLSSCKTKQDMSHQYLAFGTESGNVEIHKLKANVRYTKKEDYLEELNTFLRYVTIL; encoded by the exons ATGTTTCATAAG gGAGCAATTAAAAAGGTTTCAAGCACCAAAGATGTATCTCAATCTAATATCAAGTCTAAATCAAAAAGTTCATCCTCTAATAAAGAATCAGAGGATTCTGAAAAGTTGGAATCAAGACGGATTAGAACATCTAAGAGCACTGAACAAAAGAGAGAGGATGACAGTCGCCCAAAATTATCACAATCGTCTAAAATCTCTTCAAAACAATCAGTTAGATCACCTCAAAGCAAATCTATCAGAGAAACTTCATCCTCTACACCTGTATTAAATGTTAAGAGTTCTAAAACATCTACGAGAAACATTTCATCTTCTAAAACATCAGATAACTTTATAAGGAGATCAAGTAGTAATAATGCACCAAAAAGCCACAAATCtaatgaaaaaattcagaGTAGTTATTCAGAAAAAAGAGGAACGAGTACGATATATGTACCACAATCAGTGACAAACAAACTTAATGCTAGATTAACTAACAAAAATACTAATCCAGTTCCAAAGAATGAAGTAAAAGTTAAATCAAAGTCAACTGCAGAAATACCTGAGACAAAAACAGAGTCTAGACAACGTAGACTATCCAGAACATTGAGCCCTAGTGAAATAAGAATGTTACACTCTGCTACAAACAGATCAGACTCTACACAAAAAGTAGatcaaagtaaaaataatcAGTCAGAGACAAATCAAATAGATAGTGAATATGATTATGAAGATGATTTTGAg GATTATGAATCTGATTTCCAAGAGTGTACCGATAGTGAAACATCTGAAGTAAGCGAGGAAACCAGCAACAGCCAGAATAATTTACCTGTAAACCCAATTGAACTACAAACAACAAAACaa CGAAAAGTTGTGAATAGTGCTGATCATAAGGAGGAAGAACACATGCATGATTCTGGTCATTATGAACTTACAGAAGCTAGAAAAAGGGCAGCGAGAATAGAATCACTTGCAAATGATCCAAAGATATCTTCTCTCCTTGAGATAAGACATccaattaataaaacctatag tGAAGATAGATTGTCGGAAAATAAATCGTTACCATCATCTACTGACGAAGGCTTTGAAGATAGTCGTTCTGGCGACTTTACAAAATCACCCGCGCTCTCACAAACTTCATTTATCGAGTTTCGTAAACCCaaagaaaatcataaaatgaag AAATCGAAAAAAAGTTTAAGCAGAGGAGAAGAGCTATTAGAAATGATCAAATTAGATGTCATGGAGTGGTCTCTTTTAGAGTGTTCGCCTATACCGTATGAGGAATTCATTCGAAattatggaaaattaaatacaCAACAA ATATCTACACAAACCGGTGAAGATAATATCGATGTAGAAACACAAACGGAGAAGATTGTACTCGGAAATAAATGGACTCAATTTCCAATAACTTGTAGAAGTAATTTAAAAACCAAAGAAGATTTAGACTTGTTTAGAATGGATCAAATTGGAGTTGGAGATGACAGTGATGTTGAAACTGTGAACTCTATATCATCACCATCGTTTGATGTATTACGATTATGTGATTTTCTCAGTCGTGCAAGAAGAGTTGTATTGTCTTTATTAGAAGAAAGACGATCCGGGGgtaatgtttttaaaaatgaaaagcaaGTGCCTTTCAGCGACGGAGTTGTTAAACTTTCTATAGGTTCAATTACATTTTTGGCTGGCAGACCAGTGACAATAATTCATTATTCTGaggttttaaataaaatattaatgactATTCATTCAGCTGTTGAAGAG gaAATTGAAACATCTAATATACAGGATTACATAACTGATTGTTGTATTGGATGTGTTTGGAATATTTCTGAACCATCCATgccaataaaattattttattcgacCTGTCCTATTACTGCGTGTTGTTTCCATTTGACCAATTATAATGTTGTATTTGCTGGACTTCAAGATGG atCAATAAGTCTTTGGGATTTGAAGGAAGATGAAATGTGGCATCACAAAGTGATAGATAAAGCAAATGAACGAAATTGGACGATACGAATGTCCACTTATACAACAACAAATACAGAAACAAATATTCATACGTCACAAATAGTTGCAATACGTATATTATCTAAGATCGAAGAAAAATCATTAGAACAGCGTAGCAATAAATTTGTACCAATACAG ATATGTAGCTTAAATGAAAAAGGTTCTCTTATAATATGGAGCGTTTTGCATAGCATGGGAATAAATGTTGACGATTTAGGATTATCGTTTTGGGGTAGCGTAAGACTGGTTAAAAGTCAGGAAGTTCTTTTACAATTTGATAATCGAAAAAA GATTGATGCAgctgcatttattgatatgcATGTGGATTGTGTTGATAGCAACAATCTTTATATTGCCACTAACAGTAGCAATATTTTGCATGCTACTTGCGTTGGTAACAAAGCTAATCCTGCTgtatatggaaactttgatACTA aTCCCTGTGGAAATGTAACTTGTATAGAGACATGTCCATTTGGACATTCTTTCTTTCTG GTTGGTTGTGATGATGGAACAATTCGATTACATTCTTTAAATATTGAGAAAccaattttacaattaaaggACGAGGagaataaatatgaaataaagtCGGTACAGTGGTCAAAATCGAAGCCATTCACAATTTTTGTATTGGACAATAATTCACG TGTACATATGTGGGACTTGAGTAATAGTGATATACATCCAACGTACACAGTAAACATGCAAAACAGTGGATATATAAGCAGTATGCAATTATCATCCTGTAAAACAAAGCAAGACATGTCTCATCAATATTTA GCCTTTGGAACGGAGTCCGGAAATGTAGAAATACATAAACTAAAAGCAAATGTTCGTTATACTAAAAAAGAAGATTATTTAGAGGAATTAAATACTTTTCTACGATACGTTACGATTTTATAA
- the LOC114878233 gene encoding CCAAT/enhancer-binding protein delta, producing MSSHTHARAICSGSTVSSAFSALHLLRSYSLFTPTSDLCRYEPYNSKDYGFGNPEILANSNTSDTGIGRTLSPLTPSSLSATFSLSGSLIQPPFLTTVPPLMQSISVPQPFTNANASNAVAHHFLGANAIASVHKRPRSEKKPIPDDQKDEKYYERRKRNNQAAKKSRDARKIREDHIALRATMLEHENAILRAQVITLREEAQCLRHMLIKQQAPPLQSIDRSISSMTPVTLSPPHSATTLDCQI from the exons ATGAGCTCTCACACGCATGCAAGAGCTATTTGCAGCGGAAGTACAGTGTCCAGCGCGTTTTCTGCATTGCATCTTTTAAGAAGCTACAGCCTTTTCACGCCTACTTCGG ATTTATGCAGATACGAGCCATATAATTCCAAGGATTATGGTTTTGGAAATCCGGAAATTTTAGCAAATTCTAATACATCGGATACAGGAATCGGCCGAACATTATCGCCATTGACACCCTCGTCCTTATCAGCTACATTCTCACTTTCGGGTTCTCTGATTCAACCCCCATTCTTAACAACAGTACCACCTTTAATGCAATCTATAAGCGTACCGCAACCATTTACGAATGCCAATGCAA GTAACGCGGTAGCACATCACTTTTTGGGCGCGAACGCTATTGCCAGTGTTCATAAACGACCTAGAAGTGAAAAGAAACCAATTCCCGATGATCAGAAAGACGAGAAATATTATGAAAGACGTAAACGAAATAATCAAGCTGCGAAGAAATCCCGCGACGCTCGTAAAATTCGAGAAGACCAC ATTGCATTACGAGCAACTATGCTGGAACATGAGAACGCTATCTTGAGAGCACAAGTAATAACCCTTCGGGAGGAAGCCCAATGTCTTCGACACATGTTGATTAAACAACAGGCGCCTCCGTTACAATCCATCGACCGTTCGATTTCCTCGATGACACCTGTTACATTATCACCCCCACATTCCGCAACGACTTTGGATTGCCAGATTTAA